ATCTTCGGTGTTCGTCGTTCTACAGTAATTTTTTCATATCCAATAGTAAATACTACTCTATATTGATGAATCTATGTAACATTATTTTCCGGCTTTGATGTATGCTACGTTACCATCGAATGTATAATTGActttaataattcaaataaaattaCTAGTATCTAGAATAACGAGGAAAATATGCTCCAAGTaatcattcatatttacattttaccAGATACATATGTGCAATGTGGTGTGTATGTTCTGATTCACGTTTTCTCCTTAACCTATAGTTAAGTCATTTCCATTCCTCCCGTATtatccgttttctgttttttagtAACAAAATCGTGTTTGATAAATATCCGATTTTATTTGAATATAAAGGCacgaatgacagtgtttggctgggtgtcctaaacgccaacaattttggcactgacgaggaggaggttgatatggttggacaggtagggattccccacctatgtaaacattaaagggaaggtcatgtctacgaaaaGTAAtgttggcaatgttaatggatttcttacgatttcctctgggaggaatggagtagcattgtacatatgttgcatcatagtctgtgagacaggcgagtaagtcctctccacaatctgaccattctttgtcatagattgggcaatctgttggggagatagagacagttccggtgcaagtattgagggttggatgaggttctgtagggatgggattaccacatagatcagttagttttgttattgctatagcttggttttcagttgttactgtgacgagacgggagtagtcgggtcggctacggaaagagactttgcctttttgtttttggaggcattgctggaagaggagggtgtttttagagtagggagctgtgggagggatcacgaaaaatcggtcccatttggctgggctaaatagagtatttaggattcttgtagaggtgggggtagtagaagtgcggggacgtgtggaggagggagtagtgttgaggggggtagtgttatggggaggtgggcaataaggttgtaaggtagtaataaggggagatggggtggttgatgaagaaggttgtgggagtaaaggtgttgaagttgagcatgttgggagagtagaaatgtctcctgggggttggttgttgattagggttgatactgtactagtatgcattgataagggggtagttgttgcagtgttcggagccgtggtcaaaggagagctgggattggggctatttgataaaggggcaagccccattgcccctaagagtggggttacgtggtcattattggccatgataagcctggagtatgttgggggaaaaaaaaaaatagtccacccctcagggtccccttgaggggcaaGGGCCAggttggcaggggaataccgtgctcatgattccctcaggccgttcaggactgacttAAAGTCAGCCTGAAACGAatagtatgagtgggaaaaaataccatgcaaaattagttgagtcgatggctgagtcccaaggttgaggagttccccatcattgggtctcggTCTTCGtgtcctaagcccccccacgacaacaacgggccaATGTTGGGaggcccctaaaagtggggttacatcttcattattggccatggttaatggttaatggttattggttaaaagcaaaataaatgtgctagacatctaaggtcatgtagcactatagtaaatggtagtgaagggtggttgagttagtgattagttgtcaaagctgggcaaaggaattgacgagtaaatgggttatggttgggtaaggtaatgaatggggggttagatcaagtgaaggatgtatatgtatttgaggaatgaaaacaggttgtcaaagcagaaagtgtgagaagttgtgggaggaatcacgaaaaatcggtcccatttggctgggctaaatagattatttaagaattttgtagagatgggggtagtagaaggacgggggcatgtggaagagggagttgtgttgagggaggtagtgttatggggaggtggacaataaggttgtaaggtagtaataagggaggatggggtagttgatgaagatggttgtgggggtatagttgttgaagttgagcatcttAAGTAGAAATGTCTcatggggtgttgattagggtggatactgtactagtcggcattgaggagggggtattagttgtagtgttcagagccgtggtcaaaggagagcctggggtcagggaatcgggcgagtttgaattggtggagctatttgatgaagaggcaagcctcattgcctctaataatggtatggttaatggttaatggttaatggttatttattgttggccataataagcctggagtatgttggggagagaaacggtccacccctcagggtcccttgaggggtaagggctagacaactacagcaagggaataccgtgcccatggctccctcaggccgttcaggactggcacaaagtcagcctttcatcctttcagcacggctcccacaccttaggaagtggatagtagaaggggttggtgaagggacagaaaggaaaaagtaggcgggggaaaaaaagaccatgcaaaatttgttgagtcgagggctgagtcccaaggttggggagttccccagcattgggtcccagtctccgcctcctaagcccccccacgacaacaacgggcaagggattggggggcattattggccatgataagcctggagtatgttggggaaaaaaacagtccacccctcagggtccccttgaggggtaagggccaggtatggcaggggaataccgtgcccatggttccctcaggccgtacaggactgacacaaagtcagcctttcatcctttcagcacggctctcacaccttaggaggtggatagtagaagggcttggtgaagaaactgaaacgaaaagtatgagtgggaaaaacgaccatgcaaaattagttgagtcgatggctgagtcccaaggttgaggagttccccatcattgggtctcagtctccgtctcctaagccctcccacgacaacaacgggcaaaggattgggggggaattATGGATGAAGGAACTCGCACCTTTTGATTTTTTAAGTGCAAGCTATTGTAAATTTCTGAAAGTTTTCCCGTGTTTAACCCACCCATTCTTAAATTCGGTCCGGTATATATTAGCAGCTTCATCTATTCGCATTTGAATTTTTGTCATTCCGAAAAAAAACTATGGATAATAAAACTACATGTAAAAATTATTACATCcattagtaaaaaataagaaaatatgtatattttggtgCAAAATCAACCAAATACAGCCATCATTTTATGCAGTAAGTCCCTGTTACAGTCGGTTACTGTAACGGTTTCTTGTCTCGTCAGTGTCTCCTGCAGGAGCATGGTTTTCTTTGCAGTCTGCCACACGGTATGCCACACATCAACCACCTGGTAGAGGAAAATATATCGTCAAAGGATAAATGACAATACATCCTGGTGTTGCATACGCGGGAGGATACAGGTGTTCTTTTATTGGACAAGTGTTTATATTCTTGATGTGTattcataatacaaatatatgttttttttatcaggtGTTCGCAAGTTAAATACAAAGCAAATGTTCTATTCGTACGAAAAAACGAACGATAACTTCTGACTCACCGTTGTGTCCGTCTCCACAACCTGGACGATGTCATGGTATGTGCTTATCACCGTCATTGTAGACACGTAAGGGACGACCTCGGTAGTGGTACTGGTCGTCAAAGAAACTACAGTTGATATCGAAGTCTCGAACTCTGGTCGTGTTGACGCCACAGTCACAACCTCCGTCGTGGCAGCTACCTGAAccaaaagtaaagaaataagtaaaatgcAATATGACAAAGGCATTACAGATTCATTAGGTTAAATGTGAAGACAGACCTCTGTGACAGTCTTCGGTGCGGCGACCGTGACAGGCAAAGTTTCTGTTATATGTTCTTCTTTCGTCCTCACACTGGTATCCGTGAGGTAGACCGTTGTCATTTCCATCGAGGGGGTACCAGTCACCGTTACTTCTTCTGTCagttaaaacaaaaagaaaaaaaaaaaaaaaaaaaaaaaggttagagaGGGAGTGCATGCATCTTAAAACCAATCCTTATCGATTTAAACATAAGTGAGCGATTGGTGCACTGACGTGTGTTGTGTAACATTTCAGCTACGTCTGAACAGCTCAGGGGTGTCCGATAACAGATATTATTTAGAAATACTATAGGCGGTGAGAAACCCCAAGTAATAATTTCCTGAAAGCCATAAGAACTTAATAATGTCTGCATGTTACTGCAGGTTTCTTCTTAAAGTTCATCgtctttttatttaaaaattttctGCGAAAATACAAGGATTTCTGTAGGAAGGACAAAAACTATGCAAACTACTTCATGAAAGCCCTATCACGCTGGCACTTTTCCCGTTAATTTTTGCGTTTCCGTATGAACTTTCCGTATGCAAATGAACTGACCCCATCACACTACCAAGGAAGCAAACAAAGTCTATGTAAACAAACATGGCATCATCCGAGTGAGGTCCCAGGAATTACACGAGCATAATTATATGCAAACCAGctaattttaaagaaatataattttgtattttgtatatagaaATAATGTAGAATATCAACTTCTGTTTACGTAAAGTTATTCTGTCGAATCTATCAATCAAAAAATAACAGAACAGTCACTACTTCGTCTAGGTGGCACTAAAAAAATCAGGAACAGAGTGCAATCTGCGCATCGAAatcaaatacagacatacacgtttacaaatatatacatacatatgcagcgtgtgtgtgtgtgtgtgtgagagggagagaacggaaaccgttataattgtatattatatatatatataaatatacaattataacgctttccgttctctctctcacacatatatactgtgttaatctttattttttgatGCATTAATCCTGTATGATTTACATACAGGATTCATGCATCATTACAAAAATAAGTTTCCGCAGCATATCGGCATACGTCAGCAATGTCAGAGTGATAGACCGACAATGCCTGGATACGAATGTAAAGCATTTGCGATTTGCTAATGTCTTCACGTTCTGATTATTATTCTAAATAGGTCTAAATTTATATCTTAAGATCACCAGGCTTTTAATGTCACTAAAACTGAGAAGGGGAGGCTTAGGCTTCCTTTTAAATGGGTTTGATTTtggcctttattatcattatagttacaaaAGTATCTATCTTCAGACGTTTGTTAGATCTAGATCCAAACGCAAAGTCCAGTACAAAATTCCCATGTCACTATACTTTCACTTAACGTAATCCTTCAGTGAAAATTTAACAACTGATAATTACACTTATGAATATTTTTACAGTGGATGTTCTGCCTGCAGGTTCCAATAATACTGGGGAcaagaaactatatatatttttttacattatattctgtgtggatttattttaatatttgtatatttatattatattatatattatatcatattatatcatatcatatcatattatattatattatattatatcatattatattatatcatattatattatatcatattatattatatcatattatattatatcatattatattatatcatattatattatatcatattatattatatcatattatatcatatcatattatatcatatcatattatattatattatatcatattatattatattatatcatattatattatattatattatattatatcatattatattatatatatatatcgaatatcgAAGGCCACCGTCATTCGATGTCAACTATAGCAATATTGTCACTCCCGCATAGGTAAAGTCAGTGCCTCGGCGAAAGAATATATAGAGCAAGCCGTTGCCCATGCAGCCTGCTCCCTTTCTCCACGCAGGTGATGGATCCAAACGAACAGCATACAccatacggtttggcaccaacggcgtcgcaggagctgccagAATGAGCACGTGAGCACTTGCACGGATTCGATAAAGTTTaactagtcttacctagatactatagtggtgcccgactactgccttgtagttcagtctgtgtatggtgaaaggctatgggagttcaccctataaaaaacaactgccttgtagttcagtccgtctatggtcaaaggctatgggagttcaccctatacaaaacaatccactgccttgttgcatctataagatgaaaaggctttgggagtcaaccctgaggaaaaatcggGAGCTGGAGTcctgaaggcagttcgttgtcgcttgtgacctcgttctggcaactcctgcaacaccgctggtgccaaaccatatCTGTCTATGCCGTCCCTTTGGATCCATGtgctgtgtggagagagggagcatgggcaatagcttgctcctcacattcttttgcccaggcattgacttTACCTATACAGaaatgggtagagacaataatgccatagtcgacatcgactgctggtggccttcgatatatttaaatatatacacattaatattagtaatgccCAATCCATTCCTCAAAAAACACACTTAAACATTCCCAAGAGTAACATTGCTAATTAGCTTACCGGCAATGAATACCTCCGACGTAAGGAAGAACGTCGACGTTAACGATGACGTAATGAAGGAAACGTTTATTTCGGTGTGGTAAGCAACGTTTGTGTTGGTCATCACGGACGTCTGCGTGGCCGTCACGAGCGATGTTGTCTTCTCACACGCGCCAGTTTTTACGGGTTCTTGCTACAAAGGGAatgacgggagagaggaagaaaggaaggaggtgagatGGGGAGGAACGAGAGTAAGGATAATTAAGTGTaagattatgtgcgtgtgtataatggCTAATGGTtaataaaagttaaa
The Penaeus chinensis breed Huanghai No. 1 chromosome 15, ASM1920278v2, whole genome shotgun sequence DNA segment above includes these coding regions:
- the LOC125033008 gene encoding uncharacterized protein LOC125033008, which gives rise to MFIEGVCLYLIYVMHGASADLVQDHQEHISPAQQDVHFDIKYYNPEEVLEEHHGYDVVTEEISAYVQQEPVKTGACEKTTSLVTATQTSVMTNTNVAYHTEINVSFITSSLTSTFFLTSEVFIAEEVTVTGTPSMEMTTVYLTDTSVRTKEEHITETLPVTVAAPKTVTEVAATTEVVTVASTRPEFETSISTVVSLTTSTTTEVVPYVSTMTVISTYHDIVQVVETDTTVVDVWHTVWQTAKKTMLLQETLTRQETVTVTDCNRDLLHKMMAVFG